TGCGACCAGCGGACCATCGATCATCGCCGACCACGGCGGGATCCTGCCCACCGGTCTTCTGTCGTTGGTGGTCATCACCTCGGGCGTCATATTCGCTTATGCAGCAGTCGAATTGGTCGGCACGGCCGCGGGGGAGACGGAGAATCCGGAGAAGGTCATGCCAAAGGCCATCAACTCGGTGGTGTTCCGCATCGCGGTGTTCTACGTCGGATCGCTGATCTTGTTGGCGCTCCTGCTGCCGTACACCACCTACAAGCAGGGCGAGAGCCCGTTCGTCACATTCTTCTCTCGCATCGGGGTCCCGGCTGCCGGCACGATCATGAACTTCGTCGTCCTGACCGCGGCGCTCTCGAGCCTCAACGCGGGCCTGTATTCCACCGGCCGGATCCTGCGGTCGATGGCGATGAACGGGAGCGCACCGCAGTTCACCGGCCGGATGTCCAAACGCGGCGTGCCCTTCGCCGGTATCGCGCTCACCGCCTGCTTCACGGTGGTCGGCGTGTTCCTCAACCTCGTGGTTCCGGCCGAGGCGTTCAACATCGCGCTGGACCTCTCCGCGCTCGGCATCATCGCATCGTGGGCGACGATCGTCATCTGCCAGATCCAGTTGTATCGCTGGTCGAAGAAGGGGATCTTGAGCCGGCCGGCGTTCCGCCTATGGGGGACGCCGTATACGAGCTACGCCACGCTGGCGTTCCTGGCCATCGTCACCGGACTGATGTGTTACGAAAACTACTGGAATCTGGTGGCCATCGTGGCTCTCGTCCCGCTGCTGACGATCGGCTGGTATGCGGTCCGCGGCCGCGTGCTGGCAATGGCACAGGAGCGCGTCGGGTACACCGGCGACTACCCGATCTCCGCGGAGACCCCGCTGATGGACGAGTATTTGCGCGAGGATCGCGAGCCCCGCTGACGCGCAGCCGAAGCGGGATTTAAGTAGGTCACTACGCAAGTCGGCCGTGGCGGTCGCCCCGACACTGAAGCGATGTCAGCGCTCCGCGTCGGAATAATGGACCCCATTGTGGCGGCACGCCCCACGGTCGATTTCCTCACTAAAGCCAACTACGCGGCCGCGGCCGCCGCCCGGGTTGACTCGTTCTGGGTGCCCGATCACCTGAATTCGCTGTTCCCGCGCTCCCTGTGGAACAACCCGAAGTACTGCGGCGGGGCCACCCTGCTGCCGCGCGGCGACGCGTACCTGGAGCCGTGGACCATGCTCGGCAATATC
This is a stretch of genomic DNA from Mycobacterium sp. ELW1. It encodes these proteins:
- a CDS encoding amino acid permease, with translation MGAPTTYDNSALAHEDVGYHKGLKPRQLQMIAIGGAIGTGLFMGAGGRLHTAGPGLFMVYAVCGVFVFFILRALGELVLHRPSSGSFVSYAREFLGEKAAYVAGWMYFFNWACTSIVDVTAIALYMHYWGAFKAIPQWTIALIALVIVLTVNMISVKVFGEMEFWAALIKVVALVTFLVVGIVFLAGRFTVEGATSGPSIIADHGGILPTGLLSLVVITSGVIFAYAAVELVGTAAGETENPEKVMPKAINSVVFRIAVFYVGSLILLALLLPYTTYKQGESPFVTFFSRIGVPAAGTIMNFVVLTAALSSLNAGLYSTGRILRSMAMNGSAPQFTGRMSKRGVPFAGIALTACFTVVGVFLNLVVPAEAFNIALDLSALGIIASWATIVICQIQLYRWSKKGILSRPAFRLWGTPYTSYATLAFLAIVTGLMCYENYWNLVAIVALVPLLTIGWYAVRGRVLAMAQERVGYTGDYPISAETPLMDEYLREDREPR